CAGACGGCGCGCGAGGTGGCCGCGGCGAACCATGGCGAGGTGCGGCGCTACGACGTGGTCGACGGCGCGGTGCTGGTCCAGGTGGTGGTGGGGCGGATCGACGCTTACGCCCGAGCCCGACGGATCCCGGAGGTCGCGCCACCGACGCGCGCCTTCGCCGGCGGCCCCACGACGGGGTCCGGCAAGCGGGCCGGACTGTCGCCGGACCTGTCGGCTGCCCTCGAACGGGCCGACCGGCTGCTCGGCACACCGGTCCCCATCGCCTCCGGTCTCCGCTCCCGGGCCCAGCAGCAGGCGCTGTGGGACCGGCGATCGACCAACCGGTATCCGGTGGCGAGACCCGGCACGTCGCACCACGAGACGGGTCGGGCGGTCGACGTTCCCCGCGGTTTCGTGCCCCGATTGCTGGCGGTGGCAGGCGCCGCGGGGCTGTGCCAGCCGATGCCGCGCACCGATCCGGTGCATTTCGAAGTGTGTCGATAATGCACGCGCGGCGTCTCCGGCGGGCTCGTGCCGTAGAATCCCGCCGATGTCGGTCGATCGGCCCGAGGCACCTACGCCCCACAAGCAGGCCGGCGGGAACGGACACGAGCGCAATGGCTCCACGACGTTCACCGAGGAGGTGGATGTCGGCACTGTCGAGCCCGTGGATCGCACCGAGAAGGTGAGCCCACCGGGCTTCGGCGACGGTCCCCCGATCGTCGTCCCACCGGCGCCGACGTTGCCGCCGAGTGACGACCGGCTGGTGTACGACCAGCCCCCTCGCCCGGGGCGTCGACGCGCCGCCGAGCCCGGCGAGCCGCGCCACGTCACCCATCGCCTGCGGCACCTGAGCCTGTGGTCGGTGGTCAAGCTGGCCGGCCTCCTCTACATCTGCCTGTTCTTCGCGCTGCTGGTGGCCACCGTGCTGCTGTGGAACGTGGGACGGGCCACCGGTGCGGTCGACCAGGTGGAGAGCTTCATCAGCGGCATGGGCTCCTACGGCGAGTGCGTGCCCGAGGAAGGCCTCGAGCCCGGCACCGAGTTCGACCGCGACGAGGACTGCCGGCAGGGCAACGTCCGCATCGGCATGTTCGAGCTCCACGGCGGGGTCGTGTTCCGCGCGGCGCTCATCGGCGGCCTGGTGTTCGTGGTCGCAGCCACCGCCGCCACGGTGCTGGTGACGATCCTGTTCAACCTGTTGAACGAGATCACGGGCGGTGTCCGTTACACGTTGATCCGAGAACCGGCGGCCGCGGCTGCCGGTCCCGGCCCGGCGCCGGGGCGACGCCGACCACCGGGTCTCCGTCGCCGTTGATCCCACTGGCCGGAGGCGGGTGGGCGAAGCTAATGTCGCTCACTCACTACGGGGCTATAGCTCAGTCGGTTAGAGCGCACCCCTGATAAGGGTGAGGTCGAAGGTTCGATTCCTTCTAGCCCCACAACCCGCCCCCGTCCTCTGGCGGGGGCGAGCTCTATCCGGAGAGTGGAGAGAGAACCCCTATGGCTCTGCTGCGACGTGCGCTCGCTGCTGTGAGCATCGCCGGCCTGATCGCAGTCGTGCTGCGATTGCGCGGTGGCGGTGGCACCCCTCCGCAATCCGGTGGCTGGCGTGAGCTGCGCGGGCCGGACCTCCGCTAGCGCATGAAGGTCCTCGTGCTCGGCGTCGGGGCCGTCGGTGCCCGCGCCGCCCGTTACCTGGTGGCCCACGACGACGTGTCGTCGGTGCTGATCGCCGACGCCAACGCCCGGCGGCGTGCCGTCGTGGCCTCGTCGCTCGGCGCCCGGGCCCGGACGCTCGACAGCCCCGACGACGTCGCCGGCGCCCGGGCCGACGTGGTGCTGATCGCCACGCCGGCAGCGGCCCAGCCCGACGCCGCCCGCCAGGCCGTCGCCCAGGGCCGCCACGTCGTCGCCACCGCCGACAGCATCCCGGCCGTCCGCGCCCTGCTCGACCTCGACGCCGAGGCCCGCGAGCGGGGGGTGACCGTGGCCATCGGGGCGACGTTCTCGCCCGGTCTGTCCTGCGTGCTGGCCCGCCACGCCGCCTCCCAGTTCGACAGCGTCGACGAGGTGCACGTCGCCCGCCAGGGCACCGGCGGCCCCGCCTGCGCCCGACAGCACCACGGCGCCCTCCGCGGCCGCGGCATCGACTGGCGCGACCAGGGCTGGACCCGCCGCCCGCCGGGCTCCGGCCGCGAGCTGTCGTTCTTCCCCGACCCGATCGGCGGCGCCGACTGCTACCGGGCCGCGCTGCCCGACGCGCTGCTGCTGGTCCCGGCCTTCGCCGGGGTCAGCCGGGTGACCGCCCGGCTCGCCGCGACCCGGCGCGACCGGTTCACCGCCGGCCTGCCGATGCTGCGGCGTCCGCACCCCGAGGGTCGCATCGGCGGCCTGCGGGTCGAGGTGCGCGGCCGCCGCGGCCAACTGCACGACACCGTGGTCCTCGGGGCCATCGACCGCCCCGCCGTCGCCGCTGCCACGGTCGCCGGGCTCGCCACCCGTTGGGTCGGCTCCGGCCGGACCGAACCCGGTGCCCAGGGCCTGGCCTGCCTGGTCGACGCCCTGCCGTTCCTCCACGACCTGTCGGAGGCCGGCGTGCGCGCCGCGGTCTTCGAGGGAGCTGCGGCCGGCTAGAGATGCCGCTTCGGCGGTGACGCCTGCCAGAATCGTGGCCGGTGATCGTCGACTGCGCCGTCTACACGAAGGGCGAACGGCAGCCCGGGGTGCTCAACCTCGAGGACGCGCTCGAGACCGCGCGCGCCGGACCGGACAACTTCGTGTGGATCGGGCTGTACGAGCCCACCAACGACGAGTTCGCCGACGTCGCCACGGAGTTCGAGCTGCACCCGCTGGCCGTCGAGGATGCGGTCACCGCCCACCAGCGCCCCAAGCTGGAGCTCTACGGCAGTCACCTCTTCGTCGTGGCCAAGACGGCCCGCTACGACGACGCCAGCGAGAGCATCGAGTTCGCCGAGATCCAGATCTTCGCCGGCGAGGGCTTCGTGGTCACGGTCCGCCACGGTGCGGCGAGCCCGCTGGCGGCCGTCCGTCACGACTTGGAGGACGACCCCGCCCGCTGCCGGCTCGGCCCGCTCAGCGTCGTCCACGCCATCCTCGACCGCGTCGTCGACGACTACACGCCGGTGCTCGACGGCCTCGACACCGACATCGTGGAGGCCGAAGGCGAGGTGTTCGCCCCGGAGCGCACCAACCCGGCGGAGCGCATCTACCGGTTGAAGCGCTCGGTGCTCGACCTCTACCGCAGCATCGAACCGCTGCTCGACGCCCTGACCGCCCTGCGTCAGGGCAAGCACCCCTTCGAGGGGCAGGACCTGGAGCACTACTTCCGCGACGTCGAGGACCACGTGCACAAGGCCGTCAGCCGCGCCGAAGGCGACCGGGAGATGCTGTCCGACGCGCTGAACGTCAACCTCGCCCAGATCGCGGTCGGCCAGAACCAGGACATGCGGACGATCTCGGGCTGGGCCGCGATCGCGGCGGTCCCGACCATGCTCGCCGGCGTCTGGGGCATGAACTTCGACCACATGCCGGAGCTCGACGAGTGGTGGGGCTACCCGCTGGCGCTGACGCTGATGGCCTGTGCCGCCTTCGGGATCTGGCGGGTGCTGCGCAAGCGCGGCTGGCTCTGACCCGCGGCGACCCTACGACGACAGCAGCTTGAGCAGGTCGTCGTGAAGGACGCCGTTGGAGGCGACGCCGCTGCCCGCCTCGGGTGACGGGTCGCCGCCGAGGCTGCTGAACCGCCCGCCGGCCTCGGTGAGGATCACCGGGTAGGGCGCCACGTCGTAGTGCTCCGCCTCGGGGTCGACCGTCGCGTCGGCCCGCCCGGTGGCCACCAGCGCGTAGCCGTAGCCGTCGCCCCAGGTGCGCAGGTGCAGCCCGGCCCGCTTGACCGCCAGCAGCGACGCCTCGGGCCAGTGCGAGTAGCTGCTGCTCATCAAGTAGGCGCCGTCCAGGCTCGAGGTGTCGCTCACCCGGGCCGGACGCCCGTCGAACCAGCAGCCCCGGCCCCGGCCGGCCCACACGACCTGGTCGAGCGCCGGTAGCGCGATCACCCCGATGGCAGGGCCGTGCTCGTCGTCGAAGGCGAGCAACGTCGAGTAGAGGGGGACGCTGCGGGTGAAGGCCTTCGTGCCGTCGATCGGGTCGAGCACCCAGCGCCGCCCCGACGTGCCTTCGTAGACGGGCTCCTCCTCGCCGATCACGGTGTCGTCGGGGTGGTGCTCCTCGAGCTGTTCCCGGATCCAACGCTCGGCGACCCGGTCGGCGACGGTGACCGGCGTGCCGTCGGCCTTGGACTCGACGGCGAGGTCGTCGTCGGCGAAGTACCGCATGGTCAACTGGCCCGCCACGCGGGTGGTCTCGACGGCGAAGGCCAGCAGATCGGGGTCGACGGGAGGGGCGTCGGGGGTCGTCACGCCGTCACCCTAGGACGAAGAAGAGCCGTCCTGAGCACGTCGTCTTGCCCGCCACAGTGGCCGTCGCCCGACCCCAGCCGCCCCGTGCCGAGAGTCGTTCCAGCTCGACCACGAGGGTCAGCTCGTCGTGCGGCACCACCTGCCGGCGGAAGCGGACGTCCTCGACGCCGCCGAACAGCGGCAGCTTGTCCTTGTAGCGCTCGTCGGCCAGCACCGCGATCGCGCCGGCCTGTGCCAGCGCCTCCAGCTGGATGACGCCGGGGAAGATCGGCCGTCCGGGGAAGTGCCCGGCCAGGAACGCCTCCTCGCCGGTGACCAGGTAGCGGGCCTCGATGCTCTCGCCCGGCACCATCTCCACCACCTTGTCGACGAAGCGGAACGGCGGTCGGTGGGGGAGGAGGTCGACCGCGTCGGCCACCTCGGTCACGAGGCCACCTCGGCCGGCTGGTTCGCCAGCGCCACGGCATGGACGCCGCCGTCGACGTGGATGATCTCGCCGGTGGTGGCCGGGAACCAGTCGGAGAACAGGGCGACGCAGGCCTTCGCCGTCGGCTCCGGGTCGCGCACGTCCCAGCCCAGCGGTGCCCGCTCGCCCCACGCCACCTGCATCGCGTCGAACCCGGGGATCGACCTGGCGGCCATCGTGCGCAGGGGACCGGCCGCCACGAGGTTGACCCGGATGCCCTGCGGCCCCAGGTCGCGGGCCAGGTAGCGGGCGGTCGCCTCGAGCGCGGCCTTGGCGACGCCCATCCAGTCGTAGGCCGGCCACACCTGCTGGGCGTCGAAGTCGAGGGCCACGATCCCGGAGCCCGGTGGCATCAGCGGTGCCAGCGTCTCGGCGAGCGACTTGAGGGAGTAGGTGGAGATCTGCAGCGCCGTCGAGACGTCCTCCCACCCGGCGGCGAAGAGGCCCTCCGGCTGGCCGAGGCACTTCTCCGGCGCGAAGCCGATGGCGTGGAGCACCCCGTCGACCCGGCCCCAGCGCTCGCCCAGCGTCGAGGCGAGAGCGGCGTGGTGGGCGGCGTCGGTGATGTCGAGCTCGAGCACGTCGGGCGTGCCGGGCAGCCCGCGGGCCACTCGCTCGGTCAGGCGGAAGGCCCGCCCGAACGAGGTGAGCACGATCTCGGCCCCGGCCTTCACGGCCTGCTCGGCCACGGAGGCCGCGATGGAGTCCTTGGTCAGCACGCCGGTGAGGACGAGCTTCTTGCCTTCGAGCATTGGTGATCCTCTGCCGGTCGTTAGAGCGGGACGTTCTCGTGACGTCGCCGCACGGGACGTTCGCGCTTGGTGGTGAGCGCCAGCAAGGCTTCGGCGACCGCCAGGCGGGTGCCGGCCGGTTCGACCACCGCATCGACGAAGCCGCGCTCGGCAGCCGCCCGGGGCGACAGGTGCTCCTCCGAGTACTCGGCCTCGAGCCGTTCCCGCAGCCCCTCGCGGTGCTCGTCCTCGGCCTTCAGCAGGGCCCGCCGGTGGATGATCCCCACCGCACCCTTGGCGCCCATCACCGCGATCTCGGCCTGGGGCCAGGCCAGCGCGCAGTCGTTGCCCATGGACTTGCAGTCCATGACGATGTAGGCGCCGCCGTAGGCCTTGCGCAGCACCACGCACACCCGGGGCACGGTGGCCTCGGCGTAGGCGAAGGCGAGCTTGGCGCCGTGGCGGACGATGCCGCGCCACTCCTGGTCGCGCCCCGGGCGGAACCCGGGCGTGTCGACCAGCGTGAGCAGCGGCACGTTGAACGAGTCGCACCAGCGAACGAAGCGGGCGCCCTTGATCGAGCTCTCGATGTCGAGGGCACCGGCGAGCTGGCTGGGCTGGTTGGCGACGATGCCGACGGGCAGTCCGGCCACCCGGCCGAACCCGACCACCAGGCTGGAGCCGAAGCGGGCCCGCAGCTCCACGAACCAGCGGTCGTCGAGCAGGTCGGTGATGACGTTGCGCACGTCGTAGGACTCGCGCTCGTTGGCCGGCACCGCCTTGGCGGCCTGCACGCAGCGCCGGTCGGGCGGGTCGACGGTCGGTTCGCGGGGCGGCGCTTCCAGGCTGTTCGACGGGAGGAACGACAGGACGTCGCCCACCGCGGCGAGCGCCTCGGTGACGTCCGCTGCGGCGAGGTCGGCCACGCCGCTGCGGGTCTGGTGCGACCAGGCGTCGCCCAGCTGGGCCGGGTCGATGCCGTTGGTGCCGGTCATGCGGGCCGAGGCCTCGGCGCCGTTGACGAACAGCTTGGCCTGCTCGGTCAGCACCACCAGGTCGACCAGGCCGACCGCGATGGCCGGACCGCCCAGGCACGGACCGTCGATCACCATGGCCGTGGGCACGACGCCCGAGGCCCGGGCCAGCTCGCGGGCGATCCGCCCCCAGGCACCGAGGGCCGCGAGCCCTCCCGGGGCGTCGAGGCCCATGCGCTCGATCACGCCAACGATCGGCACGCCGGCGTCGACGCCCGCCCGGATGGTGCGGGCCACGAGGTCGGCGTCGGCTCCGGTGATCGCGCCGCGGAACCAGGCCACCGTCTGCTCGCCCAGCTCCGGGAGCTGGCCGATCTCGGCGACGACCGACCCGGATCGGGCGGCCGCGACGGGCAGCCGGGGCGCGACCACCGAACCCACTACGGCGTGGCTCCGTCGGTGCCGGGAGGTGGCCCGAGGATCAGCGCGGCGTTGTGGCCACCGAACGCGAACGACGTCGAGAGCGCCGGCGCCGAGGCCACCTGACGGGGGGAGCCGTGGACCACGTCGACCGGCAGGTCGCACTGCTCGTGGTTGGCCGTGGGCGGCACCTGGCCGTCGGCGACCGACAGCAGCGCCGCGATCGCCTCGACCGCGCCCGCCGCACCGATGAGGTGGCCGGTCACGCCCTTGGTGGAGGTCACGGGCACGGCGTGGTCGCCGAAGACCTTCGACAGCGCCGCCGACTCGGCGGCCTCGTTGTGCGGCGTCGACGTGCCGTGGGCGTTCACATGGCCGATCTCGGACGGCTCCAGGCCGGCGTCGGACAACGCCACCTCCATGCACGCAGCCATGCCGGCCCCGCTCTCCAGGGGAGCGGTGATGTGGAAGGCATCGCAGGTGCTGCCGTAGCCGAGGACCTCGCCCTTGATCTCGGCGCCCCGGGCCACGGCGTGGTCGAGCGTCTCCAGCACCACGAACCCGGCGCCCTCGCCCATCACGAAGCCGTCACGGTCGACGTCGAAGGGCCGGGAGGCCTCCTCGGCGGGCCGCTTGCTCAGCGCGCCCATGCGGGCGAACGCCGACATCGACACCGGAGCGACGCTCGCCTCGGTGCCACCGCAGACCACCACGTCGGCGAGGCCCTCGCGCACCATGCGGGCGCCCTCGCCGATGGCGTTGGAGCCGGTGGCGCAGGCGGTGGCGACGGCCAGGTTGGGGCCGGTCCAGCCCTGGTGGATGGCGATCATCGCGGCGGGGGCGTTGGGCATCATCATCGGCACCAGGAACGGGCTGGTGCGGCTCGGGCCCTTCTCCGCGTAGCTGATGACCTGGTCCTCCAGCGTGCGGATGCCACCCACGCCGGAGCCGGCCACCACGCCCCGACGATGCATCGGCGCGGCGAGGCCGTCGTCCGCGTGGCCCTCGGTGGCCACCGCGCCGGCATCGGTGACCGCGTCCGCCGCCGCGGCCACGGCCAGCAGCGTGGCGCGATCGGTGCGGCGCACCTCCTTGGGACCGACGTAGGGCACGGCGTCGAAGTCGCGCACCTCGCAGGCGATGCGCACGGAGTGCTCGGTGGGATCGAACAGAGTGATGGTGCCTGCCCTCGTCGTGCCTGCGAGCAGCGTCTCCCACATCGAGTCGACCGTCAGACCGGCGGGCGTCTTCACGCCCATGCCGGTGACGACGACGCGGGGCCGTCCCCGGTGGTCGGTCGAGGTCACGACTAGGCCTTCGAGGCCACACTCGCGGCGAGGATGACGTCGAGCGCGTCGCCGACGGTCTTCACCTCGGCCAGCTCGTCCTCCTCGATGGTGATGCCCAGGGTGTCTTCCAGCGACATCACCAGCTCCACCAGGTCGAGGCTGTCGGCCTCGAGGTCCTCGGCGAACGACGCCGTCTCGGTCACCTTGTCGGCTTCGACCTGAAGGACGTCGACCGCCGCCGTGCGGAGGGCGGTGAGTGCATCGGAACGCTCCATGTACATCTTCTCCAGTTCTCTCGGGATGTCGGACTCGATCGGACGGTGGTCCGGTGCCGGGTGCTCAGCGTCCCATGCCGACGCCGCCGTCCACAGGGACGACCGCGCCGGTGATGTAGGACGCGCTGTCGGAGCACAGGAACGCCACCAGGGCGGCCACCTCTTCGGGACGGCCCAGGCGACCGACGGCGGTGGCCGCAACCAGGAGCTCACGGCGTTGCTCGGGCAGAGACTCCATCATGGCAGTGTCGATCGGACCCGGCTCGACCACGTTCACGGTGATGTTGCGGGACGCGACCTCGCGGGCCACCGAGCGGCTGAAGCCCACCAGCCCGGCCTTGGCGGCGGCGTAGTTGGCCTGGCCCGGCGAGCCCATGGCGCCCACGATCGACGACACCTGCACGACCCGGCCGAACCGGGCCCGGATCATCGGCCGCAGCGCCCGCTTGGTGGTGCGGAAGGGGCCCGACAGGTCGGTGTCGAGCGTGTGCTGCCAGTCGTCCTCGCTCAGCTGCACGAGCAGCTTGTCGCGGTTGACGCCGGCCGCATTGACCAGCACCTCGACGGGCCCGAAGGCCTGCTCGACGTCGGTGAACGCGGCGTCGACGCCGCCGGGGTCGGACACGTCGATGTGCACCACCCGGGCGGTGCCGCCCTCGCCCTCGATCTGGCCGGCGGTCTGCTCGGCGGCGTCCTGCCGGCCGGCGTAACCCACCGCCACCAGCTTCCCGTCCGCCGCCAGCGCTCGGGCCACGGCGGCGCCGATGCCACCCGACGCGCCCGTCACGAACGCGACGCGCTTGCCGTCGCTCACTTCTGTTCGTCCCACGATGTCCGCCAGCGTAGGAGACCGGTGCCGACCGTGAGGCCTGCACCGAAACCGGTCACCAGCACGAGGCTGCCGTCGCGCAGCCGGCCGGTCTCGGCGATCTCGCTCAGCGCCAGCGGCACCGAGGCCGCGGAGGTGTTGCCGTGCCGGTCGACGGTCTGGACCGCCTGCTCGGGGGCGAGGCCGACGCGGGCCAGCACGGCGTCGATGATGCGGGCGTTGGCCTGGTGGGGCACGAACAGGTCGACGTCAGCGGGGGTGCAGCCGGCGGCGGCGAGCGTGCGGGTCACCGAGTCGGACACGGCCCGCACGGCCCGGCGGAACAGCTCGGGGCCGTCCATGCGCAGGTGCTGCTCGCCGGCGGCGAGGCTCTCGACCGTCGTGGGTCGGCCCGAACCGCCGGCAGTGATGGTCAGCAGCTCGGCGCCCTCGGGGTCGTCGACCAGGTCGGAGGCCAGGAGCCCGCCGTCCTGCTCGCTGGTGCCGTCGCGCACGAGCACCACGGCTCCGGCGCCGTCGCCGAAGAGCACGGCGGTGCCGCGGTCGGCCGGGTCGACGCTGCGGGTGAGCGTGTCGGCCCCGACCAGCAGCACCTTGCGGGCGATGCCGGTCTCGATGAGGGAGCCGCACACGACCATGCCGTAGACGAAGCCGGCACAGGCCGCGTTCAGGTCGAAGGCGCCGGCGGGGGTGCCCAGCTCGGCGGCCACCAGCGCCGCGGTCGACGGCATCGGCTGCTCGGGCGTGGTGGTGGCGACGACGACGAGGTCGAGCTCGTTGGGGAGCATCCGGGCTCGGACGAGGGCGTCGCGGGCGGCGGCGACGGCGAGGGGACCGGTCGACTCACCGGGCCCGCCGACCCGGCGCTCGCGGATGCCGGTGCGGGTGCTGATCCAGGCGTCGCTCGTGTCGAGCCGCAGTGCCAGCTCGTCGTTGGTGACGCGCCGCTCGGGCAGCGCCCCGCCCCAGCCGGCGACGGCGAAGCGGGCCTGGAGCGTCGATGTGGTGGGGGCGCTCGCGGTGCCCCACTCGGTCAGCAGCCCCGAGCTCACGAGAGGACCCGCACCCACGCCAGGGGCTGACCGTCGCGGACCCGCTCGCCGGGGAGTGCGAGCAAGCCCATCAGGAACCCGGTGTGGGGGCTGACCACCGTCACCGATTCCGCGTTGCGTTCGATGAACCCCATGGCCTGGCCCGCTTGGACGATCTCGCCCTCGCTGGTCACGACGTCGGGAGGCAGCAGCGAGAACACCCCCGCGACGGGAGCCGCGATCAGCCTCTCCGGGACGTGGAGGTCCTCGGCGAGGGCGGTGTGGTCGACTTGGCTCATGTG
The sequence above is a segment of the Acidimicrobiales bacterium genome. Coding sequences within it:
- a CDS encoding DUF3566 domain-containing protein gives rise to the protein MSVDRPEAPTPHKQAGGNGHERNGSTTFTEEVDVGTVEPVDRTEKVSPPGFGDGPPIVVPPAPTLPPSDDRLVYDQPPRPGRRRAAEPGEPRHVTHRLRHLSLWSVVKLAGLLYICLFFALLVATVLLWNVGRATGAVDQVESFISGMGSYGECVPEEGLEPGTEFDRDEDCRQGNVRIGMFELHGGVVFRAALIGGLVFVVAATAATVLVTILFNLLNEITGGVRYTLIREPAAAAAGPGPAPGRRRPPGLRRR
- a CDS encoding carboxyl transferase domain-containing protein → MVAPRLPVAAARSGSVVAEIGQLPELGEQTVAWFRGAITGADADLVARTIRAGVDAGVPIVGVIERMGLDAPGGLAALGAWGRIARELARASGVVPTAMVIDGPCLGGPAIAVGLVDLVVLTEQAKLFVNGAEASARMTGTNGIDPAQLGDAWSHQTRSGVADLAAADVTEALAAVGDVLSFLPSNSLEAPPREPTVDPPDRRCVQAAKAVPANERESYDVRNVITDLLDDRWFVELRARFGSSLVVGFGRVAGLPVGIVANQPSQLAGALDIESSIKGARFVRWCDSFNVPLLTLVDTPGFRPGRDQEWRGIVRHGAKLAFAYAEATVPRVCVVLRKAYGGAYIVMDCKSMGNDCALAWPQAEIAVMGAKGAVGIIHRRALLKAEDEHREGLRERLEAEYSEEHLSPRAAAERGFVDAVVEPAGTRLAVAEALLALTTKRERPVRRRHENVPL
- a CDS encoding inositol monophosphatase family protein codes for the protein MTTPDAPPVDPDLLAFAVETTRVAGQLTMRYFADDDLAVESKADGTPVTVADRVAERWIREQLEEHHPDDTVIGEEEPVYEGTSGRRWVLDPIDGTKAFTRSVPLYSTLLAFDDEHGPAIGVIALPALDQVVWAGRGRGCWFDGRPARVSDTSSLDGAYLMSSSYSHWPEASLLAVKRAGLHLRTWGDGYGYALVATGRADATVDPEAEHYDVAPYPVILTEAGGRFSSLGGDPSPEAGSGVASNGVLHDDLLKLLSS
- a CDS encoding magnesium and cobalt transport protein CorA, which translates into the protein MIVDCAVYTKGERQPGVLNLEDALETARAGPDNFVWIGLYEPTNDEFADVATEFELHPLAVEDAVTAHQRPKLELYGSHLFVVAKTARYDDASESIEFAEIQIFAGEGFVVTVRHGAASPLAAVRHDLEDDPARCRLGPLSVVHAILDRVVDDYTPVLDGLDTDIVEAEGEVFAPERTNPAERIYRLKRSVLDLYRSIEPLLDALTALRQGKHPFEGQDLEHYFRDVEDHVHKAVSRAEGDREMLSDALNVNLAQIAVGQNQDMRTISGWAAIAAVPTMLAGVWGMNFDHMPELDEWWGYPLALTLMACAAFGIWRVLRKRGWL
- a CDS encoding beta-ketoacyl-ACP synthase II codes for the protein MTSTDHRGRPRVVVTGMGVKTPAGLTVDSMWETLLAGTTRAGTITLFDPTEHSVRIACEVRDFDAVPYVGPKEVRRTDRATLLAVAAAADAVTDAGAVATEGHADDGLAAPMHRRGVVAGSGVGGIRTLEDQVISYAEKGPSRTSPFLVPMMMPNAPAAMIAIHQGWTGPNLAVATACATGSNAIGEGARMVREGLADVVVCGGTEASVAPVSMSAFARMGALSKRPAEEASRPFDVDRDGFVMGEGAGFVVLETLDHAVARGAEIKGEVLGYGSTCDAFHITAPLESGAGMAACMEVALSDAGLEPSEIGHVNAHGTSTPHNEAAESAALSKVFGDHAVPVTSTKGVTGHLIGAAGAVEAIAALLSVADGQVPPTANHEQCDLPVDVVHGSPRQVASAPALSTSFAFGGHNAALILGPPPGTDGATP
- a CDS encoding 3-oxoacyl-ACP reductase family protein translates to MGRTEVSDGKRVAFVTGASGGIGAAVARALAADGKLVAVGYAGRQDAAEQTAGQIEGEGGTARVVHIDVSDPGGVDAAFTDVEQAFGPVEVLVNAAGVNRDKLLVQLSEDDWQHTLDTDLSGPFRTTKRALRPMIRARFGRVVQVSSIVGAMGSPGQANYAAAKAGLVGFSRSVAREVASRNITVNVVEPGPIDTAMMESLPEQRRELLVAATAVGRLGRPEEVAALVAFLCSDSASYITGAVVPVDGGVGMGR
- the fabI gene encoding enoyl-ACP reductase FabI, whose product is MLEGKKLVLTGVLTKDSIAASVAEQAVKAGAEIVLTSFGRAFRLTERVARGLPGTPDVLELDITDAAHHAALASTLGERWGRVDGVLHAIGFAPEKCLGQPEGLFAAGWEDVSTALQISTYSLKSLAETLAPLMPPGSGIVALDFDAQQVWPAYDWMGVAKAALEATARYLARDLGPQGIRVNLVAAGPLRTMAARSIPGFDAMQVAWGERAPLGWDVRDPEPTAKACVALFSDWFPATTGEIIHVDGGVHAVALANQPAEVAS
- a CDS encoding beta-ketoacyl-ACP synthase III, which translates into the protein MSSGLLTEWGTASAPTTSTLQARFAVAGWGGALPERRVTNDELALRLDTSDAWISTRTGIRERRVGGPGESTGPLAVAAARDALVRARMLPNELDLVVVATTTPEQPMPSTAALVAAELGTPAGAFDLNAACAGFVYGMVVCGSLIETGIARKVLLVGADTLTRSVDPADRGTAVLFGDGAGAVVLVRDGTSEQDGGLLASDLVDDPEGAELLTITAGGSGRPTTVESLAAGEQHLRMDGPELFRRAVRAVSDSVTRTLAAAGCTPADVDLFVPHQANARIIDAVLARVGLAPEQAVQTVDRHGNTSAASVPLALSEIAETGRLRDGSLVLVTGFGAGLTVGTGLLRWRTSWDEQK
- the fabZ gene encoding 3-hydroxyacyl-ACP dehydratase FabZ, coding for MTEVADAVDLLPHRPPFRFVDKVVEMVPGESIEARYLVTGEEAFLAGHFPGRPIFPGVIQLEALAQAGAIAVLADERYKDKLPLFGGVEDVRFRRQVVPHDELTLVVELERLSARGGWGRATATVAGKTTCSGRLFFVLG
- a CDS encoding M15 family metallopeptidase, which translates into the protein MEHDDDRGQVTILSTTGLALLAVLLVALATLGRGLVDRAQARTAADAAALAGAAEGEQTAREVAAANHGEVRRYDVVDGAVLVQVVVGRIDAYARARRIPEVAPPTRAFAGGPTTGSGKRAGLSPDLSAALERADRLLGTPVPIASGLRSRAQQQALWDRRSTNRYPVARPGTSHHETGRAVDVPRGFVPRLLAVAGAAGLCQPMPRTDPVHFEVCR
- a CDS encoding Gfo/Idh/MocA family oxidoreductase → MKVLVLGVGAVGARAARYLVAHDDVSSVLIADANARRRAVVASSLGARARTLDSPDDVAGARADVVLIATPAAAQPDAARQAVAQGRHVVATADSIPAVRALLDLDAEARERGVTVAIGATFSPGLSCVLARHAASQFDSVDEVHVARQGTGGPACARQHHGALRGRGIDWRDQGWTRRPPGSGRELSFFPDPIGGADCYRAALPDALLLVPAFAGVSRVTARLAATRRDRFTAGLPMLRRPHPEGRIGGLRVEVRGRRGQLHDTVVLGAIDRPAVAAATVAGLATRWVGSGRTEPGAQGLACLVDALPFLHDLSEAGVRAAVFEGAAAG
- a CDS encoding acyl carrier protein, translated to MERSDALTALRTAAVDVLQVEADKVTETASFAEDLEADSLDLVELVMSLEDTLGITIEEDELAEVKTVGDALDVILAASVASKA